One genomic window of Maribacter aquivivus includes the following:
- a CDS encoding GH3 family domain-containing protein, with amino-acid sequence MNIIGNFIKGVIDITDKITGDDNPIEDQKAVLQNLLETAKDTSFGKACDFNKILESDKPQQAFRDAVPYFDYNQINEKWWHKLHEDQTDVTWPGSPDYFALSSGTTGKTSKRIPVTDEMIDAIRQAGIKQVLALSNFDLPADFFETGILMLGSSTDLVENDDHLEGEISGISASNIPSWFSGYYKPGKDIAQIDDWDERVAKIAEKAADWDIGALSGIPSWIELMLKEVIKKHKLNNIHEIWPNLQVYTSGGVAFGPYEKSFNALMGKPVTVIDTYLASEGFIAFQARPETDAMKLVTDNGIYFEFVPFNPDYILEDGSLSQDAPSLTLSEVETGQNYVLIISTVSGAWRYLIGDTIEFTDVERAEIKITGRTKFFLNTVGSQLSVNKLDDALQDIMETFDIEIPEYTLCAKKYEDGFYHTWYLGTNATQDPKEIANKLDESLKAANKNYKVARSKALKGVKVFTINPDVFYDWNDSNKKKGGQVKMERVMKEEKFAEWEAFVNKHN; translated from the coding sequence ATGAATATCATAGGAAATTTCATAAAAGGAGTTATCGATATTACCGATAAAATTACTGGTGATGATAACCCTATAGAAGATCAAAAAGCTGTTCTTCAAAATCTTTTGGAAACTGCAAAAGATACTTCATTTGGCAAAGCCTGTGACTTCAATAAAATTTTAGAAAGTGACAAACCACAACAAGCATTTCGTGATGCCGTACCTTATTTTGATTACAATCAAATTAATGAAAAATGGTGGCATAAATTGCACGAAGACCAAACCGATGTAACATGGCCTGGTAGTCCCGATTATTTTGCATTGAGTTCTGGTACTACAGGAAAAACAAGTAAACGAATTCCTGTAACCGACGAAATGATTGATGCTATTAGACAAGCAGGAATTAAACAGGTGCTAGCACTTTCTAATTTTGACCTTCCTGCAGATTTCTTTGAAACAGGAATTTTAATGTTGGGTAGTTCTACTGATCTAGTTGAAAATGATGACCATTTAGAAGGTGAAATTAGTGGTATTAGTGCGAGTAATATTCCGTCATGGTTTAGTGGCTACTATAAACCCGGAAAAGACATTGCCCAAATTGATGATTGGGACGAACGTGTTGCCAAAATTGCTGAAAAAGCTGCGGATTGGGATATAGGTGCTTTAAGCGGAATCCCTTCTTGGATAGAATTAATGCTGAAAGAGGTCATCAAAAAACACAAGCTCAACAACATTCACGAAATATGGCCCAACCTGCAAGTGTACACTTCTGGCGGAGTGGCATTTGGTCCGTACGAAAAGAGTTTTAATGCCTTAATGGGGAAACCTGTTACGGTAATTGACACCTATTTGGCATCTGAGGGGTTTATCGCTTTTCAAGCAAGACCAGAAACTGACGCCATGAAATTGGTAACCGATAACGGAATCTATTTTGAGTTTGTTCCTTTCAATCCTGATTATATTTTAGAAGATGGTTCTCTTTCTCAAGATGCTCCTTCACTAACATTATCTGAGGTTGAAACGGGTCAGAACTACGTACTTATTATTAGCACGGTTAGTGGCGCATGGCGATATCTCATTGGTGATACTATTGAGTTTACAGATGTTGAGCGTGCCGAAATTAAGATTACGGGCCGTACCAAATTCTTTTTAAATACTGTCGGCTCTCAGTTATCTGTCAATAAACTGGATGATGCCCTACAAGACATCATGGAAACTTTTGATATTGAAATTCCTGAGTATACATTGTGTGCAAAGAAGTACGAAGATGGATTTTACCATACCTGGTATTTAGGCACCAATGCTACCCAAGACCCAAAAGAAATAGCTAACAAGCTAGATGAATCTTTAAAAGCTGCCAATAAAAATTATAAGGTTGCAAGGTCTAAAGCTCTAAAAGGAGTGAAGGTTTTTACTATTAATCCTGATGTGTTTTATGATTGGAACGATAGTAACAAAAAGAAAGGCGGACAAGTAAAAATGGAACGAGTAATGAAAGAAGAAAAGTTTGCCGAATGGGAAGCTTTTGTAAATAAGCACAATTAA
- a CDS encoding sulfite exporter TauE/SafE family protein — protein sequence MLLSITTEITPTAWILASIATFIIGLSKAGIKGIAVLNVTIMALAFGAKQSTGMVVPLLVLADIFAVIYYNRYTQWKYVFKVLPWMIVGLLIGVFIGNELPEKFFKIGMATIIIITVGMMFYWDRKKDKNVPSHWTFAGAIGTIAGITTMVGNLAGAFSNIYFLAMRLPKNQFIGTAAWLFLIINIIKLPFHFFVWKTITLESLTLNLILLPGILLGFFVGIRFIKHIKEAFFRKMILVLTAVGAVLIMLS from the coding sequence GTGCTTCTATCAATAACTACAGAAATTACCCCAACCGCTTGGATCCTTGCATCAATTGCAACCTTTATCATAGGATTATCCAAAGCCGGCATAAAAGGTATTGCCGTTTTAAACGTCACTATAATGGCTTTGGCATTTGGTGCCAAACAATCTACAGGCATGGTAGTACCATTGCTTGTTCTTGCTGATATTTTTGCCGTCATCTACTATAATAGATATACACAGTGGAAGTATGTTTTTAAAGTACTACCGTGGATGATAGTTGGTTTACTCATTGGTGTTTTCATAGGAAATGAATTACCCGAGAAATTTTTTAAAATAGGCATGGCGACTATAATTATCATAACCGTAGGTATGATGTTTTATTGGGACCGTAAAAAGGATAAGAATGTACCATCGCACTGGACATTTGCCGGAGCTATTGGTACTATTGCAGGAATTACCACCATGGTAGGTAATTTAGCAGGTGCATTTTCCAATATTTACTTTTTAGCCATGCGCTTACCTAAAAATCAATTTATAGGTACTGCTGCTTGGTTATTTTTAATCATAAATATCATTAAGCTGCCCTTTCACTTTTTCGTTTGGAAAACCATTACCCTAGAATCGCTGACCTTGAACTTAATACTTTTACCAGGCATTCTATTAGGTTTCTTTGTTGGTATTCGTTTTATTAAGCACATTAAAGAAGCATTTTTTAGAAAGATGATTTTGGTTTTGACAGCTGTGGGTGCAGTGCTTATTATGCTTAGTTAG
- the pdxA gene encoding 4-hydroxythreonine-4-phosphate dehydrogenase PdxA gives MEENRKIRLGISIGDLNGIGCEVALKTFEDSRMLDFCTPVIFASNKTVSFQMKQLKLNIVFNGIPDASKAIDNKINIVNVWKEVPRIDFGQATKEGGEYAIKSLRAAVDALKKGDIDVLVTAPINKNNIQSEEFKFPGHTDFLAQELDGESLMFMVTDTLKVGLLTDHVAVKDVSAAIIPRLIRDKINTIEKSLMMDFGIRKPKIALLGINPHSGDNGVIGKEDDEVMKPVIKEMSNMGHLVYGPYSADSFFGSDGYKKFDAILAAYHDQGLIPFKTISFGQGVNFTAGLSKVRTSPDHGTAYEIAGKGVADASSFKEAVFMALKIFKNRTEYEELTKDVLKKQRLKRER, from the coding sequence ATGGAGGAAAATAGGAAAATTAGGTTAGGAATCTCTATAGGAGACTTGAACGGAATAGGTTGCGAGGTAGCATTAAAAACATTCGAAGACAGCAGAATGTTAGATTTTTGTACTCCCGTTATTTTTGCCTCTAATAAGACGGTTTCCTTTCAAATGAAGCAATTGAAGCTGAATATTGTTTTTAATGGTATACCAGATGCTTCAAAAGCGATCGACAATAAAATTAACATTGTAAATGTTTGGAAAGAAGTGCCTAGAATTGATTTTGGGCAGGCAACAAAAGAAGGTGGCGAGTATGCTATTAAGTCTTTAAGAGCAGCAGTAGATGCACTAAAAAAGGGAGATATAGACGTGTTGGTGACAGCACCGATCAATAAGAACAATATACAGTCAGAAGAATTTAAATTCCCAGGGCATACCGACTTTTTAGCACAAGAATTAGATGGTGAAAGTTTAATGTTTATGGTTACTGACACCTTAAAGGTTGGGTTGTTAACGGATCACGTAGCGGTTAAAGATGTTTCTGCCGCAATAATCCCTAGACTTATACGCGATAAGATTAATACCATAGAAAAATCACTGATGATGGATTTTGGTATTCGCAAACCAAAAATAGCTTTGTTAGGTATAAATCCGCATAGCGGAGATAACGGAGTAATTGGCAAAGAAGATGATGAGGTAATGAAGCCGGTAATAAAAGAAATGTCAAATATGGGTCACTTAGTATATGGTCCATACTCGGCAGATAGTTTTTTTGGATCTGATGGCTACAAAAAGTTCGATGCAATTTTAGCGGCATATCATGACCAAGGCTTAATTCCGTTTAAAACAATATCATTTGGTCAAGGAGTTAACTTTACGGCAGGTCTAAGTAAAGTTAGAACATCACCAGATCATGGTACAGCCTATGAAATAGCAGGAAAAGGGGTAGCTGACGCAAGTTCGTTTAAAGAAGCGGTCTTCATGGCCTTGAAGATATTTAAGAACAGAACCGAGTACGAAGAGCTTACAAAAGATGTATTAAAAAAGCAGCGTTTAAAGAGAGAACGTTAA
- a CDS encoding acyltransferase family protein, whose amino-acid sequence MIKDRILSVDVFRGATILLMVLVNTPGTWSNVYAPFLHADWHGYTPTDLVFPFFLFIVGTSIAFSYKNRSVDVKAYKKIAIRALKLIALGLFLGAFIIHFPFFKSFSDIRFPGVLQRIGVVFFFAALLFINLNWKQLIWVTAIVLIGYWLLMTFVPVDGLTSTLERAPNNLANWIDVKVFGSHNYKADYDPEGLLSTIPSIASSLLGVFTGLILTSKQEKKATILMGLGGSLLIIGHIWDIVFPIQ is encoded by the coding sequence ATGATAAAGGACAGAATTTTATCGGTTGATGTTTTTAGGGGAGCTACCATATTACTAATGGTCTTGGTAAATACACCAGGCACATGGTCTAATGTATATGCCCCTTTCCTCCATGCCGATTGGCATGGCTACACGCCTACCGATTTAGTTTTTCCGTTCTTCTTGTTTATAGTGGGTACATCAATAGCATTCTCCTATAAAAATAGAAGCGTAGATGTCAAAGCCTACAAGAAGATTGCGATAAGAGCATTGAAATTAATTGCATTAGGACTTTTTTTAGGAGCATTTATTATTCATTTTCCGTTCTTTAAAAGCTTCAGTGACATTCGTTTTCCAGGGGTGTTGCAACGCATAGGTGTTGTGTTCTTTTTCGCGGCATTATTATTCATCAACCTAAATTGGAAACAGTTGATTTGGGTAACGGCTATAGTATTAATAGGATATTGGTTGCTGATGACATTTGTTCCTGTGGACGGATTGACATCAACATTAGAAAGAGCGCCAAACAACTTAGCGAACTGGATAGATGTAAAAGTATTCGGTTCGCATAATTACAAAGCAGATTATGATCCAGAAGGACTGTTAAGTACTATACCTTCTATTGCCAGCTCTTTGTTAGGAGTCTTCACTGGTCTCATTTTAACCAGCAAGCAGGAAAAGAAAGCAACCATATTAATGGGATTAGGAGGTAGCCTTTTAATTATAGGTCACATTTGGGACATCGTTTTTCCAATCCAATAA
- a CDS encoding sodium:solute symporter family protein, whose amino-acid sequence MELSTLDYTFIIVFFSLVLGIGFYVSKTSGKSSSEFFLSGRTMPWWLLGLSMVATTFSTDTPNLVTDIVRTNGVSGNWVWWCFLITGMLTVFVYAKLWRKSNVNTDLEFYEMRYGGKPASFLRKFRAIYLGVIFNVITMSAVTLAAIKIGSIMLGLEPWQTVVSAGLITVTFSALGGFKGVVYTDFLLFFVAMAGAIGAAYYLVNIPEVGGIEALMANENVASKLNILPDFSNKKALITLFIIPLAVQWWSSWYPGAEPGGGGYIAQRMLAAKDENHAIGATFFFNIMHYALRPWPWILVALASIVVYPDLASIQEAFPNVTPDKLGHDLAYSAMLTKLPSGLLGVVLASLVAAYMSTISTQLNWGSSYIVFDFYKQQINPNASEKRLVAVGRISTVVLMLFSAALALLLQNALQLFDILLAFGAGTGLIFILRWFWWRINAWSEITAMFASGIISIILKLTPIGAYLFATETGVLPDWSEYIFIVVLTTAIWLIATFMTQPESKDTLRSFYKKIQPGGPGWSKVVADAKTDAVEIVKDKEKWSVPAGITAMLLGVILIYSIMFATGYWIYGRTTQAIVLTVVSAIAGVLLVKAWNRLKGNIL is encoded by the coding sequence ATGGAACTCAGTACGTTAGACTATACATTTATTATAGTTTTCTTCTCCCTTGTCTTAGGCATAGGGTTTTATGTATCAAAAACATCAGGTAAAAGTTCATCAGAATTTTTTCTATCGGGTCGTACTATGCCATGGTGGCTTTTAGGGCTTTCAATGGTAGCGACAACATTTTCTACAGATACACCCAATCTGGTAACAGATATTGTACGTACCAACGGTGTTTCTGGTAACTGGGTATGGTGGTGTTTTTTGATAACAGGTATGTTGACCGTTTTCGTTTATGCAAAATTGTGGCGTAAGTCGAATGTAAATACAGATTTAGAATTTTATGAAATGCGCTATGGCGGAAAACCGGCTAGTTTCTTAAGAAAATTTAGAGCTATTTATTTAGGGGTAATTTTCAATGTAATTACAATGTCTGCCGTTACTCTTGCAGCTATTAAAATAGGAAGCATTATGCTAGGCTTAGAACCTTGGCAGACTGTTGTAAGTGCCGGATTAATTACGGTGACTTTTAGCGCCCTTGGCGGATTCAAAGGAGTTGTTTATACCGATTTCCTCTTGTTCTTTGTAGCTATGGCAGGTGCAATAGGTGCTGCATATTACCTAGTTAATATACCTGAAGTTGGCGGAATAGAAGCTTTAATGGCAAATGAGAATGTAGCTTCAAAATTAAATATATTGCCAGATTTCAGTAACAAGAAAGCATTGATAACCTTATTTATAATTCCACTAGCTGTGCAATGGTGGAGTTCTTGGTACCCAGGTGCAGAGCCAGGTGGTGGTGGTTATATTGCGCAACGTATGTTAGCGGCAAAAGATGAAAATCACGCTATTGGTGCAACATTCTTCTTTAATATTATGCACTATGCATTAAGACCATGGCCATGGATTTTAGTGGCATTGGCTTCTATAGTGGTCTACCCAGATTTGGCAAGTATACAAGAAGCTTTTCCAAATGTAACTCCAGATAAATTAGGTCATGATTTAGCATATTCAGCAATGTTGACCAAGCTGCCAAGCGGTTTGTTGGGCGTTGTTTTAGCATCCTTAGTCGCAGCATATATGAGTACAATAAGTACACAGTTAAACTGGGGTTCTTCATATATCGTTTTTGATTTTTATAAGCAACAAATAAATCCTAATGCATCTGAAAAGAGATTGGTTGCGGTAGGTAGAATTTCAACGGTTGTTTTAATGTTATTTAGTGCTGCATTGGCATTGTTGCTTCAAAATGCACTTCAATTATTTGATATATTACTAGCATTTGGTGCTGGTACCGGACTCATATTTATTCTAAGATGGTTCTGGTGGAGAATTAATGCGTGGAGTGAAATTACTGCGATGTTCGCATCAGGTATTATTTCTATCATATTGAAATTAACTCCCATAGGTGCCTATCTTTTTGCAACGGAAACAGGAGTGCTGCCAGACTGGTCAGAATACATATTTATAGTAGTGTTGACTACGGCGATTTGGTTGATAGCAACATTTATGACACAACCAGAATCTAAGGATACTTTAAGAAGTTTCTACAAGAAGATTCAACCAGGCGGTCCAGGTTGGTCTAAAGTGGTAGCCGATGCAAAAACCGATGCGGTAGAAATTGTAAAAGATAAAGAAAAGTGGAGTGTGCCCGCAGGTATAACAGCAATGTTGTTAGGGGTAATTCTAATTTATTCTATAATGTTCGCTACAGGGTATTGGATCTATGGCAGAACTACACAAGCCATAGTTTTAACAGTTGTTTCTGCAATAGCAGGAGTGTTGTTAGTAAAAGCTTGGAACCGCTTAAAAGGAAACATCTTATAG
- a CDS encoding riboflavin synthase has protein sequence MFTGIIETLGKVTSLEVKGGNLDITIESSLTPELKIDQSVAHNGVCLTVVSLTDTTYTVTAIAETLSKTNLDSLKTNDTVNLERAMILGSRLDGHIVQGHVDQTGECTSVKEDNGSWIFSFTYDAKTGNPTIEKGSITIDGTSLTVVNSGKNTFEVAIIPYTYEHTRFNTYKPGTIVNLEFDVIGKYVAKLMAK, from the coding sequence ATGTTTACGGGAATTATTGAAACATTAGGTAAGGTTACTTCTCTTGAAGTTAAAGGCGGTAACTTAGATATTACTATAGAATCTAGTTTAACACCTGAACTTAAAATAGATCAAAGTGTTGCACATAACGGCGTTTGTTTAACCGTTGTTAGCTTAACGGATACTACCTATACCGTAACCGCTATTGCTGAAACACTAAGTAAAACCAATCTTGACAGTTTAAAAACAAACGATACCGTAAACTTAGAACGCGCCATGATTTTAGGGTCTAGGTTAGACGGGCATATTGTTCAAGGTCATGTAGACCAAACGGGCGAATGCACTAGTGTTAAGGAAGATAACGGAAGTTGGATTTTCTCCTTCACCTACGATGCCAAAACCGGAAACCCAACCATTGAAAAAGGTTCTATTACCATTGACGGTACAAGTTTAACGGTAGTGAATTCTGGTAAGAATACTTTTGAAGTAGCGATTATACCTTACACATACGAGCATACTCGTTTTAACACTTACAAACCTGGTACTATTGTAAATCTGGAGTTTGATGTTATTGGGAAGTACGTAGCCAAGTTGATGGCCAAATAA
- a CDS encoding YceD family protein produces the protein MKQKEFNIPFSGLKQGKHNFNYQIENTFFDSFGYDEFNATNINLDVVLNKTSTMMEVDLEASGTVNVDCDITSEPYDQAVSGDLHLVVKFGEEYNDENDEILILPHNEHQLNIAQYVYEMLVLAVPHKRIHPGIEDGTLESEVLDRLNELQPKEKRSDKEENDPRWDELKKLLTDK, from the coding sequence ATGAAGCAAAAGGAGTTCAATATTCCTTTCTCAGGATTGAAGCAAGGGAAACACAACTTTAATTACCAGATTGAAAATACGTTCTTTGATTCTTTTGGATACGATGAATTCAACGCTACCAACATCAATTTAGATGTAGTACTTAATAAAACAAGTACAATGATGGAGGTTGATTTGGAAGCATCAGGAACAGTGAATGTTGATTGTGACATAACTAGCGAACCGTATGATCAAGCTGTAAGCGGAGATTTGCATTTGGTGGTTAAGTTTGGTGAAGAGTATAATGATGAGAATGATGAAATATTAATTCTTCCGCATAACGAACACCAATTGAACATTGCGCAGTATGTGTATGAAATGCTAGTATTGGCAGTTCCACACAAAAGAATTCATCCTGGTATTGAAGATGGCACTTTAGAATCTGAAGTGTTAGACAGGTTAAACGAGCTTCAACCAAAAGAGAAAAGATCAGATAAAGAAGAAAACGATCCCCGTTGGGACGAATTAAAGAAACTATTAACGGATAAATAA